From the bacterium genome, one window contains:
- a CDS encoding outer membrane lipoprotein carrier protein LolA, which produces MRWGGGGLLLLLLAGAAGAAPCDSTATCLAALNAAQAATRSVDARFVQTKHVSLLDQPLISTGRFRFRRPDHVRLDIETPRPSTILIAGRAVTIPGLPPSEQRALADSPMAAMFTELGAVFAGNLDRAPAHFAIVARADGDDIEVTLTPTAPDFQRLFRAITLRFAGAAPTVRSMRLDDELGDRLEVELRDVAYNVDLPDALFAQP; this is translated from the coding sequence ATGCGGTGGGGCGGCGGCGGGCTGCTGCTGTTGCTGCTGGCGGGCGCGGCGGGCGCGGCGCCGTGCGATTCCACCGCGACGTGTCTCGCGGCGCTGAACGCCGCGCAGGCGGCGACGCGCAGCGTCGATGCCCGCTTCGTGCAGACCAAGCACGTGTCGCTGCTCGACCAGCCGCTGATCTCCACCGGCCGCTTCCGCTTCCGCCGCCCCGACCACGTGCGGCTCGACATCGAGACCCCACGCCCGAGCACCATCCTCATCGCCGGCCGCGCGGTGACCATTCCCGGCCTGCCGCCCAGCGAGCAGCGCGCCCTCGCCGACAGTCCGATGGCGGCGATGTTCACCGAGCTCGGCGCGGTGTTCGCCGGCAACCTCGACCGCGCGCCGGCGCACTTCGCCATCGTCGCGCGCGCCGACGGCGACGACATCGAGGTGACGCTCACCCCGACCGCCCCCGACTTCCAGCGCCTGTTTCGCGCCATCACCCTGCGCTTCGCCGGCGCCGCGCCGACGGTGCGATCGATGCGCCTCGACGACGAGCTCGGCGACCGCCTCGAGGTCGAGCTGCGCGACGTCGCGTACAACGTCGATCTGCCGGATGCCCTCTTCGCCCAGCCGTGA
- a CDS encoding 16S rRNA (uracil(1498)-N(3))-methyltransferase, translating into MNLLLLEDDDFLAADQARLDGRRARHVRAVHRAAVGDRLRVGRLDGGIGTAIVAALDDEALVLSAIRLDAAPPAPAAVRLLLALPRPKALRRVLQGAAAFGVKDIVLLNTWRVEKSFWESPALAPAALREQVVLGLEQGGDTVLPRIALRRRFKPFVEDELPGLLAGSLGLVAHPPAASACPRGVATHVTLAIGPEGGFIPYEIEALTRAGCVAVSLGPRPLRVEQAVPALLGRLL; encoded by the coding sequence GTGAATCTCCTGCTGCTCGAGGACGACGATTTTCTCGCCGCCGACCAGGCGCGGCTCGACGGCCGGCGGGCCCGGCACGTGCGCGCGGTGCACCGCGCCGCCGTCGGCGACCGCCTGCGCGTCGGGCGGCTGGACGGCGGAATCGGCACGGCCATCGTCGCCGCGCTCGATGACGAGGCGCTGGTCCTCTCCGCCATCCGCCTCGACGCCGCGCCGCCGGCGCCAGCGGCGGTCCGCCTGCTGCTGGCCCTGCCGCGGCCCAAAGCGCTGCGCCGCGTGCTGCAGGGCGCGGCGGCCTTCGGCGTGAAGGACATCGTCCTGCTCAACACCTGGCGGGTCGAGAAGAGCTTCTGGGAGAGCCCGGCGCTGGCGCCGGCGGCGCTGCGCGAGCAGGTCGTGCTCGGGCTCGAGCAGGGCGGCGACACCGTCCTGCCGCGCATCGCCCTGCGGCGCCGCTTCAAGCCGTTCGTCGAGGACGAGCTGCCGGGGCTGCTCGCCGGATCGCTTGGCCTGGTCGCGCATCCGCCGGCCGCCAGCGCGTGCCCGCGCGGCGTCGCCACGCACGTCACGCTCGCCATCGGTCCGGAGGGCGGCTTCATCCCCTACGAGATCGAGGCCCTCACGCGCGCCGGGTGCGTCGCGGTCAGCCTCGGGCCGCGGCCGCTGCGCGTCGAACAGGCCGTGCCAGCGCTGCTCGGACGCCTGTTGTAG
- a CDS encoding phenylacetate--CoA ligase family protein, whose product MSAVVNVPRDEVLRAAVERARRSPFYATHLAGHTLRGRADLASLPLTRKTDLRDATPFGMLAVPPHRAWHYHETSGTTGEPISTWCGLTELRAMAAIVQRMVPELARETILLNRFPLFAPVSFVFEEALRQANACHIAAGTMSWDVPFGRAVDFIRRLGVTAISSLPLEPVLLHDLVTDAGLDPAEVFRTVQVVFCGGAVLPPALRRIIEHDWQARVVEIYGSNETMLMGVGCPRGRLHLCNELLELEVLDPRTHAPVAAGARGVLTITSLVHEVMPLVRYVTGDLVRLDPAGCDCGHGGPVGEVFGRAGDEFTYGDRATTPYELLDAAYDFADRLGTRVFFVLARPRTMHLLVEVRDPSTARDAAAERALRERLGVPLVIEYLGHNEVLDRSALYRGPKIYKPSVISDWRGDGRKTITIMEALLEWPRYDLRTLLHLGRRQFRNARRRSRLAKEDRG is encoded by the coding sequence GTGTCCGCCGTCGTGAACGTCCCCCGCGATGAGGTGCTGCGCGCCGCCGTCGAGCGCGCGCGCCGCAGCCCGTTCTACGCCACGCATCTCGCCGGCCACACCCTGCGCGGCCGCGCCGACCTCGCCAGCCTGCCGCTGACGCGCAAGACCGACCTGCGCGACGCCACTCCGTTCGGCATGCTGGCGGTGCCGCCGCACCGCGCCTGGCACTACCACGAGACCAGCGGCACCACCGGCGAGCCGATCTCCACCTGGTGCGGGCTCACGGAGCTGCGCGCCATGGCGGCGATCGTCCAGCGCATGGTGCCGGAGCTGGCACGCGAGACCATCCTGCTGAACCGCTTCCCGCTCTTCGCCCCGGTCTCGTTCGTGTTCGAGGAGGCGCTGCGCCAGGCCAACGCCTGCCACATCGCCGCCGGCACCATGAGCTGGGACGTGCCGTTCGGTCGCGCCGTCGACTTCATCCGCCGCCTCGGCGTCACCGCCATCTCCAGCCTGCCGCTCGAGCCGGTGCTGCTGCACGACCTGGTGACCGACGCCGGCCTCGACCCGGCCGAGGTCTTCCGCACCGTGCAGGTCGTGTTCTGCGGCGGGGCCGTGCTGCCGCCGGCGCTGCGCCGCATCATCGAGCACGACTGGCAGGCGCGGGTGGTCGAGATCTACGGCTCGAACGAGACCATGCTGATGGGCGTCGGCTGCCCGCGCGGGCGCCTGCACCTCTGCAACGAGCTGCTCGAGCTCGAGGTGCTGGATCCGCGGACGCACGCGCCGGTCGCCGCCGGCGCGCGCGGCGTGCTCACCATCACCAGCCTGGTGCACGAGGTGATGCCGTTGGTGCGCTACGTCACCGGCGATCTGGTGCGCCTCGATCCGGCCGGCTGCGACTGCGGCCACGGCGGCCCGGTGGGCGAGGTGTTCGGGCGCGCCGGCGACGAATTCACCTATGGCGACCGCGCCACCACGCCCTACGAGCTGCTCGACGCCGCCTACGACTTCGCCGATCGGCTCGGCACGCGCGTCTTCTTCGTCCTGGCGCGGCCGCGCACCATGCACCTGCTGGTCGAGGTGCGCGACCCCTCGACGGCGCGCGACGCCGCCGCCGAACGGGCCCTGCGCGAGCGCCTCGGCGTGCCGCTGGTCATCGAGTACCTCGGCCACAACGAGGTGCTCGACCGCAGCGCCCTGTACCGCGGGCCGAAGATCTACAAGCCGTCGGTGATCAGCGACTGGCGCGGCGACGGACGCAAGACCATCACCATCATGGAAGCCCTGCTCGAATGGCCGCGCTACGACCTGCGCACCCTGCTCCACCTCGGCCGCCGCCAGTTCCGCAACGCCCGCCGCCGCTCGCGCCTGGCGAAGGAGGATCGGGGATAG
- a CDS encoding acyl carrier protein, whose product MDREQLKQRLKVMIVEGLKLEDKRPEEIDDAAPIFVEGLGLDSIDALELVVLVEDNFHVTIPDEDVGQRAFASIDALADFIASAG is encoded by the coding sequence ATGGATCGCGAGCAGCTCAAGCAGCGGTTGAAGGTGATGATCGTCGAAGGCCTCAAGCTGGAGGACAAGCGGCCGGAGGAGATCGACGACGCGGCGCCGATCTTCGTCGAGGGCCTGGGGCTCGATTCCATCGACGCGCTCGAGCTCGTGGTCCTGGTGGAGGACAACTTCCACGTCACCATTCCGGACGAGGACGTCGGCCAGCGCGCCTTCGCCTCGATCGATGCCCTGGCCGACTTCATCGCCAGCGCCGGCTGA
- the katG gene encoding catalase/peroxidase HPI, producing the protein MSEQRSATPDDHHPATAACPVLHGGNTTLGSSVTAWWPKTLNLDILHQHDRKSDPFGPDFNYREELKKLDVAALKRDLRALLTDSQPWWPADWGHYGGLMIRMAWHAAGTYRVADGRGGAGTGNQRFAPLNSWPDNANLDKARRLLWPIKKKYGNRISWADLIVLAGTIAYESMGLKTFGFGFGREDIWHPEEDIDWGAEKEWLAANRYEGKGRDPLDNPLAAVQMGLIYVNPEGVNGQPDPLRTAQDVRLTFARMAMNDEETVALTAGGHTVGKCHGNGDASRLGPSPEAADVAEQGLGWRNPAGKGCGGDAVTSGLEGAWTTHPTRWDNGYFHMLFSHEWELRKSPAGAWQWEPVTMREEDKPVDAANPSIRRNPIMTDADMAMIKDPAYRKIAQRFHEDPAYFSEVFARAWFKLTHRDMGPKARYLGPDVPQEDLLWQDPVPAGNANYDVGAVKARIAASGLSISDMVTTAWDSARTFRGSDMRGGANGARIRLAPQKDWEGNEPARLARVLAVLEGIAAATGASIADVIVLAGNVGVEQAARAAGVEITVPFTPGRGDATEAMTDAASFAVLEPIHDGYRNWLKQDYAVSAEELLLDRTQLMGLTAPEMTVLVGGMRVLGTNHGGTRHGVFTDRVGVLTNDFFVNLTDMRYTWVPAANGLFEVRERATGAVKWTATRVDLIFGSNSILRAYSELYAQDDSREKLVRDFVAAWSKVMDADRFDVTART; encoded by the coding sequence ATGAGCGAGCAGAGATCCGCCACCCCCGACGACCACCATCCCGCGACCGCCGCCTGCCCCGTGCTGCACGGCGGCAATACCACCCTCGGCAGCTCCGTGACCGCATGGTGGCCCAAGACACTGAACCTGGACATCCTCCATCAACACGACCGCAAGTCCGATCCGTTCGGTCCCGACTTCAACTACCGCGAGGAGCTGAAGAAGCTCGACGTGGCGGCGCTGAAGCGGGATCTGCGCGCGCTGCTGACTGACAGCCAGCCGTGGTGGCCAGCGGATTGGGGCCACTACGGCGGCCTGATGATCCGCATGGCCTGGCACGCCGCCGGCACCTATCGCGTCGCCGACGGCCGCGGTGGCGCCGGCACCGGCAACCAGCGCTTCGCCCCCCTCAACTCCTGGCCGGACAACGCCAACCTCGACAAGGCCCGCCGCCTGCTGTGGCCGATCAAGAAGAAATACGGCAATCGCATCAGTTGGGCCGACCTGATCGTCCTCGCCGGCACCATCGCCTACGAGTCCATGGGCCTGAAGACCTTCGGCTTCGGCTTCGGCCGCGAGGACATCTGGCATCCCGAAGAGGACATCGACTGGGGCGCCGAGAAGGAATGGCTCGCCGCCAATCGGTACGAGGGGAAGGGCCGCGATCCGCTCGACAATCCGCTGGCCGCGGTGCAGATGGGCCTCATCTACGTCAACCCCGAGGGGGTCAACGGCCAGCCGGACCCGCTTCGCACGGCGCAGGACGTGCGGCTGACCTTCGCGCGCATGGCCATGAACGACGAGGAGACGGTCGCGCTCACCGCCGGCGGCCACACGGTCGGCAAGTGCCACGGCAACGGCGACGCGAGCCGGCTCGGACCGAGCCCGGAGGCGGCCGACGTCGCCGAGCAGGGTCTCGGATGGCGCAATCCGGCCGGCAAGGGCTGCGGAGGCGACGCGGTCACCAGCGGCCTGGAGGGCGCCTGGACGACCCATCCGACGCGCTGGGACAACGGCTATTTCCACATGCTGTTCTCCCACGAGTGGGAGCTGAGGAAGAGCCCCGCGGGCGCCTGGCAGTGGGAGCCCGTGACCATGCGCGAGGAGGACAAGCCGGTCGACGCCGCGAACCCGTCGATCCGTCGCAACCCGATCATGACGGACGCCGACATGGCGATGATCAAGGATCCCGCCTACCGCAAGATCGCGCAGCGGTTCCACGAGGACCCGGCGTATTTCTCCGAGGTCTTCGCCCGCGCCTGGTTCAAGCTGACGCACCGCGACATGGGGCCGAAGGCGCGCTACCTCGGTCCCGATGTGCCGCAGGAGGATCTGCTCTGGCAGGACCCGGTGCCAGCCGGCAACGCCAACTACGACGTCGGCGCCGTGAAGGCGCGCATCGCCGCCAGCGGCCTGTCGATCAGCGACATGGTGACCACCGCATGGGACAGCGCCCGCACCTTCCGCGGCTCCGACATGCGCGGCGGCGCCAACGGCGCGCGCATCCGCCTGGCGCCGCAGAAGGACTGGGAGGGCAACGAACCCGCCCGCCTCGCCCGCGTGCTCGCCGTGCTCGAGGGCATCGCCGCGGCGACCGGCGCGAGCATCGCGGACGTGATCGTGCTGGCGGGCAACGTCGGGGTCGAGCAGGCAGCGCGCGCGGCGGGCGTCGAGATCACCGTGCCGTTCACGCCGGGACGCGGTGACGCCACCGAGGCGATGACCGATGCGGCGTCCTTCGCCGTGCTCGAGCCGATTCACGACGGATACCGCAATTGGTTGAAACAGGACTACGCCGTCAGCGCCGAGGAGTTGCTGCTCGATCGCACGCAGCTCATGGGCCTCACCGCCCCGGAGATGACGGTGCTCGTCGGTGGCATGCGCGTCCTCGGCACCAACCACGGCGGCACGCGGCACGGCGTGTTCACCGATCGCGTCGGGGTCCTCACCAACGACTTCTTCGTCAACCTGACCGACATGCGCTACACCTGGGTGCCGGCCGCGAACGGCCTGTTCGAGGTGCGCGAGCGCGCCACGGGCGCGGTGAAATGGACCGCCACCCGGGTCGATCTCATCTTCGGCTCCAACTCGATCCTGCGCGCCTATTCCGAGCTCTACGCGCAGGACGACAGCAGGGAGAAGCTCGTCCGCGACTTCGTCGCGGCGTGGAGCAAGGTGATGGACGCGGACCGCTTCGACGTCACCGCGCGGACGTGA
- a CDS encoding AAA family ATPase, translated as MRDRLLRARIAAGRKSVLLLGPRQVGKSTLCRSLDPDFYVDLADEAEYLSYAKDPARLRRELAAGPPRRLVVVDEVQRLPSLLNTIQSLIDRSPAPRFILTGSSARKRRDQARPAGGARGYARPAVAARGGRRPQAGATVDPLSRRSTPALRQRRRGLARARRPARPDRILTRGRASAGAVRYPRSSFARRERRRALRNWRRPRWSRVRRS; from the coding sequence ATGCGAGACCGACTGCTCCGCGCGCGCATCGCCGCGGGCCGCAAGAGCGTGCTGCTGCTCGGGCCGCGGCAGGTCGGCAAGTCGACTCTCTGCCGCTCCCTGGACCCGGACTTCTACGTCGATCTCGCCGATGAGGCGGAGTACCTGTCGTATGCCAAGGATCCGGCGCGCCTGCGCCGTGAGCTCGCCGCCGGGCCGCCACGACGGCTGGTCGTCGTCGACGAGGTTCAGCGGCTGCCGTCGCTCCTCAATACCATTCAGTCGCTGATCGACCGCTCGCCGGCTCCGCGCTTCATCCTGACGGGATCGAGCGCCCGCAAGCGTCGAGATCAAGCACGGCCGGCAGGTGGGGCCCGCGGATACGCGCGGCCTGCTGTCGCTGCGCGCGGTGGCCGGCGACCGCAAGCCGGTGCGACTGTGGATCCTCTATCGCGGCGATCGACGCCAGCGCTTCGACAACGGCGTCGAGGTCTGGCCCGTGCTCGACGGCCTGCGCGCCCTGACCGGATCCTGACCCGAGGACGGGCGTCCGCGGGCGCGGTGCGCTATCCCCGATCCTCCTTCGCCAGGCGCGAGCGGCGGCGGGCGTTGCGGAACTGGCGGCGGCCGAGGTGGAGCAGGGTGCGCAGGTCGTAG
- a CDS encoding DUF4823 domain-containing protein — translation MRRAAVFLLALAAAACGRGSYTVQPNGPERVDYSPAERIRVMLPPAGSQGDEGGRIVSGRVVQVLQQTHADVQLIASSDRAAALADAAAAHAAYLIAPAVTLWVEGLAPPFTADQLGVRLELIDVATGTVVNTATYSNTSSVFTVSEAPPSSLLDARFDDAVRALIGSARR, via the coding sequence ATGCGCCGCGCCGCCGTGTTCCTGCTCGCCCTCGCCGCCGCCGCCTGCGGGCGCGGCAGTTACACCGTCCAGCCGAACGGACCGGAGCGCGTCGACTACTCGCCGGCGGAACGGATCCGGGTGATGCTGCCGCCGGCGGGCTCGCAGGGCGACGAGGGCGGGCGCATCGTCTCCGGCCGCGTCGTGCAGGTGCTGCAGCAGACCCACGCCGACGTGCAACTGATCGCCAGCAGCGATCGCGCCGCGGCGCTCGCCGACGCCGCCGCGGCGCACGCGGCCTACCTCATCGCGCCGGCGGTGACCCTGTGGGTCGAGGGCCTGGCGCCGCCGTTCACCGCCGACCAGCTCGGCGTCCGCCTCGAGCTCATCGACGTCGCCACCGGCACGGTGGTCAACACCGCCACCTATTCCAACACCAGCTCCGTCTTCACCGTCAGCGAGGCTCCGCCCTCCTCCCTGCTCGACGCGCGCTTCGACGACGCCGTCCGCGCCCTCATCGGATCGGCGCGCCGCTGA
- a CDS encoding MMPL family transporter, whose translation MSAPRWAALIERHYRAVLVASLLLGAAAALSLTRLRLDVDVLGMLPRGEPAFDDFKTFVADFGELDELLILVDGPRPAREQVAAALTAALARVDGIASVQGRIDTATAAEALLGRYLANYIPLADHDELRQRLTPDGIAAQLAADKALLAAPFDLSLARAVSEDPLGLRRIAGRHLAAAAGDALPDLAGGYLTARDGEALLLIARPTGSAFDGAFTARLLSGVDRAIATARAAVPDAPVRVALTGSYVFAQEDAATLKADIQRYTLLSLLGVLAVFWFGYGNLRVLPFVAYPLLLSTLLAFAVSLLLYDQLNALSLSFAAILYGLSIDSAIHFYGRLLEARQRHPGEARAAIAETLASLGWANVAGSGTTAAAFLVIALSCLAVVQQLGILTTIGMLITLGEFFVLYPALGFLLLRHGAALPPARDTPRLGAWAAAAQRRAALVRGILVLVAIGGVLGALRVPLDPSLRRLRPTDSPALRVQEEIAARFTRSDRAGAVLVAGADTEAALVAGEAVAARLRAYRDEGVLANPQTIDALLPSAAVQRRRLAAYDALPRDAALAALDPALRAAGFDPARFAGFKAAFAAPRDEIVTLATPALAPFAPVIERHVREHAGGAAMVASYAEPAAGHDWSAIATRLRADLPDLPLAVAARSLLEERLRGVLERELLAFIALAVVANFALLALALGDLRDAAAVLAPVLLVVVAVFALMAAGGMAVDPVNLVVTPLLLGIGVDNGVYVLNASRELGGAGPAVRSCGRAICVTSGTTIAGFGVLALSTYPPLAALGSLMVVGLALALAAAIVALPALMRRTG comes from the coding sequence ATGAGCGCGCCCCGCTGGGCGGCGCTCATCGAGCGTCACTACCGCGCCGTCCTCGTCGCCTCGTTGCTGCTCGGCGCGGCGGCGGCGCTGTCGCTGACGCGCCTGCGCCTCGACGTCGACGTGCTCGGGATGCTGCCGCGCGGCGAGCCGGCGTTCGACGACTTCAAGACCTTCGTCGCCGACTTCGGCGAGCTCGACGAGCTGCTCATCCTGGTCGACGGGCCGCGGCCGGCGCGCGAGCAGGTCGCCGCGGCGCTGACCGCGGCCCTGGCACGGGTCGACGGCATCGCGAGCGTCCAGGGGCGGATCGACACCGCGACCGCGGCGGAGGCGCTGCTCGGGCGCTATCTCGCCAACTACATTCCGCTCGCCGACCACGACGAGCTGCGCCAGCGCCTGACGCCCGACGGCATCGCGGCGCAGCTCGCCGCCGACAAGGCGCTGCTGGCGGCGCCGTTCGACCTCAGCCTGGCGCGCGCCGTCAGCGAGGACCCGCTCGGGCTGCGCCGCATCGCCGGGCGCCACCTCGCGGCGGCGGCGGGTGACGCGCTGCCCGACCTCGCCGGCGGGTATCTGACGGCGCGCGACGGCGAGGCCCTGCTGCTCATTGCGCGCCCCACGGGGTCGGCGTTCGACGGCGCCTTCACCGCCCGGCTGCTCTCGGGGGTCGACCGCGCCATCGCGACCGCGCGCGCCGCCGTGCCCGACGCGCCGGTCCGCGTCGCCCTCACCGGTAGCTACGTCTTCGCCCAGGAGGACGCGGCGACGCTGAAGGCCGACATCCAGCGCTACACGCTGCTGTCCCTGCTCGGCGTGCTGGCGGTGTTCTGGTTCGGCTACGGCAATCTGCGCGTCCTGCCGTTCGTCGCCTACCCGCTGCTGCTGAGCACCCTGCTCGCCTTCGCCGTGTCGCTGCTGCTCTACGACCAGCTCAACGCTCTGTCGCTCAGCTTCGCCGCCATCCTCTACGGCCTGTCGATCGATTCCGCGATCCACTTCTACGGCCGCCTGCTGGAGGCGCGGCAGCGCCACCCCGGCGAGGCGCGCGCCGCCATCGCCGAGACGCTCGCCAGCCTCGGCTGGGCGAACGTCGCCGGCTCCGGCACCACCGCGGCGGCGTTCCTGGTGATCGCGCTCTCCTGCCTGGCGGTGGTCCAGCAGCTCGGCATCCTGACCACCATCGGCATGCTGATCACCCTCGGCGAGTTCTTCGTGCTCTACCCGGCGCTCGGCTTCCTGCTCCTGCGGCACGGCGCCGCCCTGCCGCCGGCGCGCGACACGCCCCGCCTCGGCGCCTGGGCCGCCGCCGCCCAGCGCCGCGCCGCGCTGGTGCGCGGCATCCTGGTCCTGGTGGCGATCGGCGGCGTCCTCGGCGCGCTGCGGGTGCCGCTCGACCCGTCGCTGCGGCGCCTGCGCCCGACCGATTCGCCGGCGCTGCGCGTGCAGGAGGAGATCGCCGCCCGCTTCACCCGCTCCGATCGCGCCGGCGCGGTGCTGGTGGCCGGCGCCGACACCGAGGCGGCGTTGGTCGCCGGCGAGGCGGTGGCGGCGCGCCTGCGCGCCTATCGCGACGAGGGCGTGCTGGCGAACCCGCAGACCATCGACGCGCTGCTGCCCTCGGCCGCGGTGCAGCGCCGCCGCCTGGCCGCGTACGATGCGCTGCCGCGCGACGCCGCGCTGGCCGCCCTCGACCCGGCGCTGCGCGCCGCCGGATTCGACCCCGCGCGCTTCGCCGGCTTCAAGGCCGCCTTCGCCGCCCCGCGCGACGAGATCGTCACCCTCGCGACCCCGGCGCTCGCTCCGTTCGCGCCGGTGATCGAGCGCCACGTCCGCGAGCACGCCGGCGGCGCCGCCATGGTCGCGAGCTACGCCGAGCCGGCGGCGGGACACGACTGGAGCGCCATCGCGACCCGCCTCCGCGCCGACCTGCCCGATCTGCCGCTCGCGGTGGCGGCGCGCTCGCTGCTCGAGGAGCGCCTGCGCGGCGTGCTCGAGCGCGAGCTGCTCGCCTTCATTGCCCTCGCCGTGGTCGCCAACTTCGCCCTGCTCGCGCTGGCGCTCGGCGACCTGCGTGATGCCGCCGCCGTGCTCGCGCCGGTGTTGCTGGTGGTGGTCGCCGTCTTCGCGCTGATGGCGGCCGGCGGCATGGCGGTGGATCCGGTCAATCTCGTGGTCACGCCGCTGCTGCTCGGGATCGGCGTCGACAACGGCGTCTACGTGCTGAACGCCAGCCGCGAGCTCGGCGGCGCCGGCCCGGCCGTGCGAAGCTGCGGCCGCGCCATCTGCGTCACCTCCGGCACCACCATCGCCGGCTTCGGCGTCCTGGCGCTCTCCACCTATCCACCGCTGGCGGCGCTCGGATCGCTGATGGTCGTCGGGCTCGCGCTCGCCCTCGCCGCCGCGATCGTCGCGCTGCCGGCGCTGATGCGGCGGACGGGTTGA
- a CDS encoding transcriptional repressor, with amino-acid sequence MANKARSTVAQRLENLRTVAKQAGVKLTHQRLEIFRELAATEEHPGADAIFRAVQQRMPTVSLDTVYRTLWMLHDLGLVATLGPERQGVRFDANLDQHHHYICVRCGLVRDFESADLNALHVPDAVKEFGSVADAHVEVRGVCATCLAQPTAAPAETAAAAPPPSKRSPS; translated from the coding sequence ATGGCGAACAAGGCACGAAGCACGGTCGCGCAGCGGCTCGAGAACCTGCGGACGGTCGCCAAACAGGCGGGCGTCAAGTTGACGCATCAGCGGCTCGAGATCTTTCGCGAGCTGGCGGCCACGGAAGAGCACCCGGGCGCCGACGCCATTTTCCGCGCGGTGCAGCAGCGAATGCCCACCGTGTCGCTCGACACGGTGTACCGGACCTTGTGGATGCTGCACGACCTGGGACTGGTCGCGACGCTCGGCCCGGAGCGCCAGGGTGTTCGCTTCGACGCCAACCTCGACCAGCACCACCACTACATCTGCGTGCGCTGCGGCCTCGTGCGCGACTTCGAGAGCGCCGATCTGAACGCCCTGCACGTGCCCGACGCCGTGAAGGAATTCGGCAGCGTCGCCGACGCCCATGTCGAGGTGCGCGGCGTGTGCGCGACATGCCTGGCGCAGCCGACCGCCGCCCCTGCCGAAACGGCCGCAGCCGCCCCACCCCCGAGCAAGAGGAGCCCGTCATGA
- a CDS encoding 3-deoxy-7-phosphoheptulonate synthase, translating into MIIVMKSDIRPDSPEVQQVIKLAERYPGIHAEVRQIEGATRSLIEIYLLGPTTQVPQEPFDEFPAVEKTIRIRERYRSIGRHDGAEAFGFEYNGVRFSQDTFHVFPGLCAVDTRENVAAMFRALQAAGIQTTRAGAYKPRTSPYDFQGHGKQCLPYLFELAGKYDQKVIAMEITHESQLDEIREALRACGNATGVMIQIGTRNAQNFELLKVAGSQQDFPVLFKRGMGITLDESLNACEYIASGGNNRIIICLRGMKTNFGDPHRNFVDFAHVPVVRRLTRLPVCIDPSHSVGKKVAAPDGLLDIHHVTAQGIVAGANMVLVDFHPRPEEALCDGPQALLLPELDHFLRDCALVRQCYLDRIALKKSV; encoded by the coding sequence ATGATCATCGTCATGAAATCGGACATCCGGCCGGATTCGCCGGAGGTCCAGCAGGTCATCAAGCTGGCCGAGCGCTACCCGGGGATCCACGCCGAGGTGCGGCAGATCGAGGGCGCGACCCGGTCGCTGATCGAGATCTATCTCCTCGGGCCGACGACCCAGGTGCCGCAGGAGCCGTTCGACGAGTTCCCGGCGGTCGAGAAGACGATCCGCATCCGCGAGCGCTACCGGTCGATCGGCCGCCACGATGGCGCCGAGGCGTTCGGCTTCGAGTACAACGGCGTCCGCTTCAGCCAGGACACCTTCCACGTCTTCCCCGGCCTGTGCGCGGTCGATACGCGCGAGAACGTCGCAGCGATGTTCAGGGCGCTGCAGGCGGCGGGCATCCAGACGACGCGCGCCGGTGCCTACAAGCCGCGCACCAGCCCCTACGACTTCCAGGGCCACGGCAAGCAGTGCCTGCCCTACCTCTTCGAGCTCGCCGGCAAGTACGACCAGAAGGTGATCGCGATGGAGATCACCCACGAGTCGCAGCTCGACGAGATCCGCGAGGCGTTGCGCGCCTGCGGCAACGCCACCGGCGTGATGATCCAGATCGGCACCCGCAATGCGCAGAACTTCGAGCTGCTGAAGGTCGCGGGGTCGCAGCAGGACTTCCCCGTGCTGTTCAAGCGCGGCATGGGCATCACCCTCGACGAGTCGCTGAACGCCTGCGAGTACATCGCCTCGGGCGGCAACAACCGCATCATCATCTGCCTGCGCGGCATGAAGACCAACTTCGGCGACCCGCACCGCAACTTCGTCGACTTCGCGCACGTGCCGGTGGTGCGGCGACTGACCCGCCTGCCGGTGTGCATCGACCCGTCGCACTCGGTGGGCAAGAAGGTCGCGGCGCCGGACGGGCTGCTCGACATCCACCACGTCACCGCCCAGGGCATCGTCGCCGGCGCCAACATGGTGCTGGTCGACTTCCATCCGCGCCCCGAGGAGGCGCTGTGCGACGGCCCGCAGGCGCTGCTGCTGCCCGAGCTCGACCACTTCCTGCGCGACTGCGCCCTGGTGCGGCAGTGCTACCTGGATCGGATCGCTCTCAAGAAGTCGGTGTGA